The Rhabdothermincola salaria genome segment ATCGCCCCCAGGACGGCCGCGACGCGCCGCGAGATCACCTGCTCACCTCCCCGGGGTCGACGACCTCGACGTCGATGCCGATCTCGCCGGCGTCGGCGAAGTCGAGCACCAGCTCCACCACGTCACCGACCTCCAAGCCGTCGGGCACCGCCACCATGAGGTGGAGTCCGCCCGGTGCCAGGGCCAGCTCGCCGCCGGCGGGGACCTCGAGGTCTCCCGCCTCGTCCATGGTGACCTGGCCGTCCTCTGCGATCTCCGTGCGGTGCACCATCGCCCTGTCGCCGTCGTCGGTGCGGGCCCCGAGCAGCGTGTCGACCTCGGTGCCGGTGTTCTCGATGGTCATGTACGCCGCGCCCATGGGCCCGGCCGGCACCGGCATCACGGGGTCGACCACGCTGACCCCTGCCTCGGCGGCCGACGGGGCGCCGTCGGTGGCGTCGTCGTCACCGCAGGCCCCGACGGCCACGGCGACGAGGAGCAGGAGGGCCAGCGGCGCGCCCACGCCACGGCGTCGACGTGCCGGGCGGGGATCGCTGGACCCGAGCGGGGGGCGGATCACCACGCCTCAATCCAACCAGCCCGGAGCCCCCGGCACACATCGGGGAGACCCCCGGTTGACGTGACGTCGGTCTCCCCACAGGCGGCCGGCGGACTCGGCACCGTCAGTCCCGCTGCTGTTCGAGGGCGAGCACGTCGCCGACCACACCCACCCGCACCGTGGCCCCCACCGGGGGCAGGCCGGCCGACGGCCACCGGGCCATGAGCTCCACCCCGTCGACGACGAGGTCGACCGCGGCCTCGTGGCCGCGGAAGCGCACGGCCCGCACCTCGGCGAGCACGCCCGCGCCACCCGGTGCCACGTCCTCGGGCCCGAGGAGGCGGAGCTGTTCGGGGCGCAGGAAGATGGTCGTCGACCCGGCCGGCGCGGGCCGCCGCAGCCGCAGGGGGCCGAGGGCACCGGTGACGGTGGGACCGTCGACGATGCCGGGGATGGCGATGGCGTCGCCGAGGAAGGCGCCGACCCAGGTGTCGTGGGGTTCGCGGTACAGCTCGGCCGGCGGACCCACCTGGATGATGCGCCCGGCGCGCATGACGGCCACGGCGTCGGCCATCTCGAGGGCCTCGGCCTGGTCGTGGGTCACCATGACCGCGGTGGTGCCCGCCTCGCGGAGCAGACGGGTGACCTCGGCGCGGACCTCGGCGCGGAGCCCGGCGTCGAGGGCGCTGAAGGGCTCGTCGAGCAGCACCATCGAGGGCCGGGGGGCCAGGGCCCGGGCCAGCGCCACCCGCTGTTGCTGCCCCCCGGAGATCTCGTGGGGACGGCGCCCACCGAGGCCCTCGAGGCCGACCATGGCCAACAGCTCCTCGATGCGCGCCGTTCGGGTCGCCTTGTCGAGCTGGCGCAACCCGAAGGCCACGTTGCCGGCCACGTCGAGGTGAGGGAAGAGGGCGCCTTCCTGGGGGACCAGGCCGATGCCGCGCTTCTCGGGGGGGAGGTGGGTGCCATCGGCGTCGAGCTCCACCCCGTCGAGCTCCACCCGGCCGGCGCCGGGGCGTTGCAGGCCGGCGATCACCCGCAACAGGGTGGTCTTGCCGCAGCCCGACGGGCCCAGCACCGCCACGATGCTCCCGTCGGCGACCTCGAGGTCGACCGAACGCAGCGCCGCCACCGGCGGCCGGCCGGCGAAGGTGACCGACAGCCCCTTGACGACGAGGTGGCTCATTCCCGTGACCTGCGATCGCCCACCGCGCTCAGCACGGCGGTGGGCAGCGCCGCCAGCACCACGATGAGCACGGCGTAGGGGGCGGCGGCGGCGTAGGAGACGCTGCTGGTGGCGTCCCAGAGCCGGGTGGCGAGGGTGTCGAACCCGGTCGGGCGCAGGAAGAGGGTGGCGGGCAGCTCTTTCATGACGGTGAGGAAGACGAGGGTAGCGGCGGCCGCGATGCCCGGGGCCGCCAGCCGCAGCACCACTCGGCGCCACACCCCCCACACCGAGGAACCGAGCGAACGGGCCACGTCCTCGAGGCCGGGCGGGATCTGGGCCACGGCGGCCTGGATCGACCCGAGGGCGAGGGACATGAACAGCACGGCGTAGGCGACGATCAGGACCGGCAGCTCCTGGTAGAGCGAGGGCACGACCCGGATGGCGAGGAACACCATGGCCAGGCCGACCACGACGCCGGGGAGGGCGTGGGCGGTGTAGGCCGCGCTCGATGCCACCTTCGACAGCCGGCCCTGGTGGCGGACGGCCAGCAGCGCCACCGGCAGGGCCAGCACCACGACCAGCAGCGCACCCAGCGCGCCGACCAGCAGGGTGTTGCCGGCGGCGTCGACGACCTGGGAGGTGTCGGCCCGGGAGGTGCCCCGCGACCACCAGCGGACCATGCCCCACAGGGGCACACCGAGGCTGAAGCCGACCAGGGCGACCGGCACGGCCAGCGCCGGCCAGCGCCACGCGCCCAGCCGCAGGACGGGCTGGGGTCGCACGGCTCCGGCCCCGATGCGGGCCGCTCCGTGACGGTGCCGGTAGCGCGACTCGATCAGCACGATGGTGATGGTGAGCACCGCCAGCAAGACCCCCAGCACGGCGGCGGGGGTGCGATCGAACGACGCCCGGTACGACTGGTAG includes the following:
- a CDS encoding copper chaperone PCu(A)C, with product MVIRPPLGSSDPRPARRRRGVGAPLALLLLVAVAVGACGDDDATDGAPSAAEAGVSVVDPVMPVPAGPMGAAYMTIENTGTEVDTLLGARTDDGDRAMVHRTEIAEDGQVTMDEAGDLEVPAGGELALAPGGLHLMVAVPDGLEVGDVVELVLDFADAGEIGIDVEVVDPGEVSR
- a CDS encoding ABC transporter ATP-binding protein, with amino-acid sequence MSHLVVKGLSVTFAGRPPVAALRSVDLEVADGSIVAVLGPSGCGKTTLLRVIAGLQRPGAGRVELDGVELDADGTHLPPEKRGIGLVPQEGALFPHLDVAGNVAFGLRQLDKATRTARIEELLAMVGLEGLGGRRPHEISGGQQQRVALARALAPRPSMVLLDEPFSALDAGLRAEVRAEVTRLLREAGTTAVMVTHDQAEALEMADAVAVMRAGRIIQVGPPAELYREPHDTWVGAFLGDAIAIPGIVDGPTVTGALGPLRLRRPAPAGSTTIFLRPEQLRLLGPEDVAPGGAGVLAEVRAVRFRGHEAAVDLVVDGVELMARWPSAGLPPVGATVRVGVVGDVLALEQQRD
- a CDS encoding ABC transporter permease; this translates as MVGALVATVVAVSPIVYLVIRATDQGWGAFLDTLWRSRTLELTLRSLWLAAVVTTLCLVIGVGMAWLVTRTDIPGRRVVQVLVGLPLALPSYVAAWSWLGFRPDLAGMSGSVLVLTTISYPYVYLPVMAALRRCDPALEDVARTLGSRRLTVFWRTTLPQIRTAAVGGGLLVGLYVMSDFGAVATMRHEVLTYTIYQSYRASFDRTPAAVLGVLLAVLTITIVLIESRYRHRHGAARIGAGAVRPQPVLRLGAWRWPALAVPVALVGFSLGVPLWGMVRWWSRGTSRADTSQVVDAAGNTLLVGALGALLVVVLALPVALLAVRHQGRLSKVASSAAYTAHALPGVVVGLAMVFLAIRVVPSLYQELPVLIVAYAVLFMSLALGSIQAAVAQIPPGLEDVARSLGSSVWGVWRRVVLRLAAPGIAAAATLVFLTVMKELPATLFLRPTGFDTLATRLWDATSSVSYAAAAPYAVLIVVLAALPTAVLSAVGDRRSRE